A stretch of DNA from Cytobacillus luteolus:
CATGAAAAGGAATCATCAATAAAATGATCATCATTCTGTACAAATCTGAGATTACCATCAACCATTTTCTTGAATATTTGTCTGCTAAGGGGCCAAAGAAAATACCGAAAACGGCTGTAGGAAGTAGTTGTGCAAATATAACAAGACCAATCATTAGTGGATCTTTAGATAATGTGGCAATTAAATAGATTACTGCAATTCTTGTGATTCCATCTCCTAAGTGTGAAATCACCTGTGCAAGCCAAAAACGGAAAAATTCCTTATTTTTTAAAAGTTGAAGCATTTTAAAAACACTCCTTTAAATTTTTATTTACCGTTAAAATTTATTTTAGTGATAAATATAATTTAAATGGTTTGGATGAAAATGTAAATAGGTATTTAAGAAATAATGGAAAATAATTTATTTACCTATTTTTTTGTTGATCCAATATACAATCTTCCTTTTTAAAACAAACTTATTGTATAGTAGAGTTATGGAATTAGGGAGAGGGTTATCCATATGTTGATAAAATTATTACTTGCGTTGATTCTTCCATGCTTATTAGTCATTCTGTTTACGAGAGTAACTTATAGCTTATATGTAGGAACTCTATTAACAATCTTGCTACTTGTAGCGTCCGTATATCAGGGCTACACTGACTCAATCTTAATTGGTGTAGTTGATGTGATTTCATTAGCAGCGGGATATATCTATTCGAAAAAAATGGTAGAAGGATATAAAGGATAAATAAAGCAGTGGCTTCCGTTGAGGAAATGCCGCTGTTTTTTTTTGAAAAAGAGTTGATTTTTCCAATTAAATAGAAATACTTACCTGTATTCTATAAATACTTAATTCAAACGTTTAAATACTTAACTTAATCGTGAAAATACTTACCTGAAGAGAGTACTTACTTTCCTAAAACAGGTAAATACTTTCCTTAAAA
This window harbors:
- a CDS encoding DUF2198 family protein, giving the protein MLIKLLLALILPCLLVILFTRVTYSLYVGTLLTILLLVASVYQGYTDSILIGVVDVISLAAGYIYSKKMVEGYKG